The genomic DNA TCAATCTAGGAGGGGACTAGCCAGATTAAGTCGTGCTTTGTATGTATGAACTCACTACAGATACATGCAAATGTATAATtgaaatttatatatataacaAGATTCAGCGAAAAATAATATGCTTGCAGAGCAAGCAGTTCCCACACTAATTTAGTAAATGGATAATTCTTATGTCACATCAATCTAGGAGAGGACTAGCCAGATTAAGTCGTACTTTGTATGTATGAATTCACTACAGATACATGCAAATGTATTATtgaaatttatatatataacaAGATTCAGCAAAAAATAATATGCTTGCAGATTTTATAACAAACAAAATCATGAATTTTAAAATTCATGACTACTATGTTCAAAAGTGGCCATGTAGACAATTGCATGATATCAGTGCACCTGAGTTCACAACAACCAGGACACACAAAAAGTGCAAAAGGGCCATGTATTTAGTTCAGGTTCAATGGCATTGctgtattatatatacaaagcATTAAAAATCACTAACCTTCTGTACTACTCTGCAACCATACATCTGGAGGCTGAGTTGCAGAATATGACCTTTGAGTTGATCTGCCAATTGGATTAACTGACTTTCTGTAGCGAACTCGAAAAACTGGGAACATCACATTCCAAATGTCAGGATTACCCTAGAAATACATATAATCAAAACAGGATAGACAAATATACCTTCTGGATAACATAATTGCCAAAAACATCAGTTGTTAGAGCAATTGCATTGGATAATATCTCTGGGAATATTTTCTCGCGTTCATCAGGTGATGCATTTTCAAGTTTTTGCTGAATAAACCGACTCCCAAATTGATCCATACTGCATTAGATGAGAAATGAATGAGATGAAGAAAATTTGAACGGGAAAATGGAAACTGCAGAAAGAAAGACTTGCCTAACTTCCTTAACACGGCCCACAACATCATTCAGATCCACTGAATCATCCCCACTTCTATCTGCATTATCCATGTAGTTTGCTAATGTATTATCGTGATAGACCTGTGATCCAAAATTTCTACCAGCTGCCTTTCTATTAGAGAAGATCCGTGATTGCCGATCACTATGAGAGAGAATGTTCACCGGGTTTGGATGAAAATGGGATCCAGTTCTTTGCATTCTTGAATAATGAAAACGAGGCTCATCATGATAGATCCTGTTATCATTATGTAACAGATTATCATCCTGCAGATATTCTTGTGCAAGTAGATCCTCAAGTAACGCCCTTCGACTCCTAGCCAAATCCAAGTCTCCAATGCTGTTGTATCTATTGCTCATGGAGTTGACCATATTGCTCATAGCTGTGTTGCGATAAAGATTAATTCCTCCAGGCAAGTTGCCTGATCCCATCATAGTTAGCTGTTCAGCCAAAGGTAAGTGATCAACATCCTTGAAGTGATGGTGACTCATCCTTGAAACATTAGAACCATCTAATGCACTGGTCTGCCTGCGCAAAATACCATCTTCATACATTGGTGGTGGACGCACATCCGATCTAGGTGCATGAAAAACATTACCAACCAAAGGGGTTCGGTTATCATCACCAATTTTAGAGAAATCTCTCTGACACTTGAGTAGTTCATCTAGTAGCTTTTCCCCACGATTCCTTTCATCCATTACTCTACTATTGGACAGCCTCAATCCAGATAAAGCATCTGAAAGATCAGAATCAGACATGTAGGAAGCATCCTTATTGGCATTCATCTTCTCTATATTTGACATGAAGCAATTCTGAACATTTCTGCGATATTCAGCATTTTCTGGATCCATATCTGTCCAAAGAGAACCTATGTCAAATGTAGAGTAGTTCGCCATAGCACCACCACTATAAATTCTGCTCGGTCCAAACTGCCACTCATCCAAGTCTCCTGTACCATTAAACAGGAGGCCTGGTGGTCCCACAGATAAAGATGCAGAATTACCAAAATGTTCCTGAAGCAAAAATATAAAGTCCAAAGTTATTTTGGATGCATAGATAATGATAAAGGCTATATAGAAATAGTAAATTGTTGTCTCTTCTGGGGATGTTTGGCAGGGTAGGTTCTTCCAacaatagaaaataaaaatacacaaaAAAGAATGACTATAAGAGATAAGAGGTGCTATGCAGTATATTTTGGTACACATTAAATCATTAAAGCATGCAACCATAAATTAAGAGCAGCAGCAAAGCTGCACCAGAACAAATAAGAAAAACAGGAAGTTGAGTTCTAAGCAATATAGAATAACTTGCAACTGATCTCCTTCCTGAGGcacataataaaaaataaaccaGCATGCGTACTGGTAGTCAAGCCTTAAAGAACACGAGCAAGAAACAACTGTGCCCGTGCCAAGGTGGCAAGGTGAGTCACTTCAACAAAATAGGTAAAGGGGAATTAGCATATTGCTGAACACCAACAAACCAGCCTCCACAGCTCTGTTCCACTCATCCTGTTACATCTCCCACAATCTTCATGTCAAATCTAACCCAAGGCCCAAAGAAGTGGCTCTCCTCCAAGCACAATATGTAACCACCATAGCACAGGCAGTGGACATAAGTAGGATGTAGCAAACAGGACTAACATAAGATGCATGATAGGGATAGCTGAAAACTAGTCTCTCTACCGGCAAACCAATCCAGAACCCCAACTCTTCATCAACACCAAACAAAGAGAACATAAAAATTCCCCAGCCAACCTCCCCACCCCCCggggggaaaagaaagaaaagaaataccATTAAACGTAAACTAAACAGTATTAATAAATGAAGACAGAAACAGGTAAAACATAATTGTTTACTAACTGGATGAAAAAATGTGCCTCATGCAAAATTGAAGATTTTCGATCAAGCAATCAATTTCATCTGAAGCTCTGGGCATGGCAAGTAGACATAGAAAACACAATTCCAGTGCCACCAATCTAGATAATACAGAGTGGCAAACACCATGAACACCATGTGGCTTCTGAGTATCTCTAATACTGTTACTGATTTGTGTATACACAAGCACCTCTGGAAATCAAATTCCGCCTAATAGATATAACAGACAACCAAGCATCTATATAATCTAAAAGACAAAAAAACatgcaggaagtcatggaatgcTGATCAAAATACAATCTTTTTCAGGATTGAAAACCAAACAAACCTAAAGATGAAAAATTTCCATGTTCCTGCCAACTTTAATAAACAGGCAAACTGTAACCTGTCGGTCCAAACCGGCAAAACTACGAATCCAAAACCAAACCATCACAGACGAAAATCGAAGCAATCCGAGGAGCAACCGTGACTCCGTGAGATGCATCTCTAATATTTGCAGTAGTAGAGCAATCTGTGAAGCTATAGAAACATATCCAAGGAGGAATCAAAGGCAACCCCCAACGTTAACCGATCCAATCTACACCCCCAAACAACACAAAAACAACGATGAGTACAAGACCAGCAGCACACCCTCACCTGCGCTCCGGCGGCCCCGCGGCGCCTGCTGACATCGTCGAGCCTCGCGCCGAACCCGAGCCCGTCCATCCCGGAGAAGAACGAcgccgcaccaccgccgccgccaccgccaaacattccctccgccgccgctgcggccgccgccgcgccctccatCGTCGGCGGCGCACTGCCGCTGCGCAGCGGGTCCCAACCCCGCCCCGCCtcgccatccccgccgccgtcgccgaacggagccatctcctccgcctcctctcgcagccccgcgcgcgcgctcgcgaAAAATTGGGTTGGGTTTGAACGAAACCACCCGCAGGGGCCGCGCGGAACAAATGGGTGCGCGGGTGGgttgggtggcggcggctttctcttagggttagggttttcgGGGGGTTTTGGGCTCGCGGGTTTTACTTGGGCGGGGAGGGAATGGTAATCTCGGCAGCGGGACTAGAATTTGGCGCCGAGAAAGGAGGAGATAGGGATGCGATTCCGTTTGGGAGCACTGCAAAAAAGGTAGGAAAAAGTTTTGATTTCCGTTTATTGGTACTTAGCAAAGTTTTGATTTCCGTTTATTGGTAATGAGCATGTCACCGCACCAGGTAAGGATATCAAGTTACTTGAATACAGGTCAAGACATTCCAAATTTATCTGCATATCATGGAATGCGTATTGGAGTtcgactcagattactttccatgtatcTATCGaatagattagattcaaaccgactcgTAACTCTTGgccgtcagcctatataaggcagtcGAGGGCACCCTCGAGGGTATTCCAATCCCATCAACTCTCAAGTaatacaagccaccaagcatacAAAATTTagagtattactctccggaggtccgaacctgtttAAAACCCTTATCTCCTCTTTGTGTTCTTgcgatcaccttcaagttcttgtctcgcaatcgccctcacctacaaatccaCTACTTGGGTAACCCTCTAGTGGACTGctgggcttataaatctgacagttggcaTACTATGTAGAGGTAattgtgagatcctcctagCGACCTCGATGGCATCTCATCCCGGCGTTGTTtttcccgagagcatgaaggacttccttgcCAACTCAATCTAGATTCGCTTCGGGACCATGCCAACGGATTTTGATCCGACCGCTTCTTTTGTCGACTCAGCGCCTTCCGTCAACTCGACAACCACCGCTAGCTCGGCTTTCGTAGGCTCTGCTTCAGCGGGACaagttctccacccaaggatctTCACGCCGCTTGCCCAGAAAAGTCGGCAAGCTCTCTCTCTCCGAGGGTTCTAGATCTACTCTCTACCGCCCGCCCACCCATGCTCCCCGACCTGATCATGGGGAAGCCAAGCTAGCGACCTCGATGGCATCTCATCCCGACGTTGttttccccgagagcatgaaggacttccttgcCAACTCAATCTAGATTCGCTTCGGGACCATGCCAACGGATTCTGATCCGGCCGCTTCTTTTGTCGACTCGGCGCCTTCCGTCAACTCGACAACCACCGCTAGCTCGGCTTCCGTAGGATCTGCTCCAGCGAGACaagttctccacccaaggatcgtCACGCCGCTTGCCCAGAAAAGTTGGcaagctctctctctctgaggGTTCTAGATCTACTCTCTACCGCCCGCCCACCCATGCTCTCGGGCCTGATCATGGGGCTAATCGCATCAGTAgcactattgctgagtgcatagatctGTCTGAGGTGGCGCTACATTCAACAAGGTCGGCGCAGGATCCATCCCACGCCCCCTTCGGTCTGCGGAACTCGGTTGCTGTGTACTCCGCCAAGCTCGACCAAGTTTTCCAGATTCAATCTGGAGACCCGCCCGAACCCGCCCAGTCTCCGGATTGTGGCGAATTCCAGGTGCCCCGCATCGTCCTGATGTCAAATCCATATGGAAGCGATGATGAGAGCAACTCCCCCACGCACGATCGCGAAGCTTTCGCGGTCTCCGCTAATGAGCCACCCCAGGACGGCTAAACGGAATCTCACGAAGAAGGCCGTAATGCCCGGAACCAGAACTGCGTAGCACAGCGCCAATAGGAGCAAGTTAACGCCCAACAGCAACCTGTTGCTAACGCAGACACAACAGGTGACCAGCGCCCACCGCTGCCCAACGACCGCGATAACGCCAACCAGGGCAGCGCTCGAGACAGACGCAAACGTCCTGTACACGTCCGCAATCTACTAGCCGACCTCGAGCAGGCCGGCCACAACGTCTTCACTACACCCCAAGCCAACCTGGGGGTCGTGTACGCCGACCTGGAGAACCTCCCAGACTCAAACCAAGTCCGGTGGATCCGGGCGTAACTCCAAGTCGCCAACGCCTAGATCAAGGAGCAAGCCAACAGCCGACCTGCACACTCTCGGTCCACAGCCACCCGGCACTCTCGAAACCAATCCGGGCATAGCAGATCCGATCACTGCTGAGGCGACCACGCGGGAGGTCGGATGGAGCAAATCCCTGAAGAAGTGGTGGAGCAGAACACCAACCCACCCGTCAACGCCAACAACGACCATCAGCGCAACAACAACGACAACTGCCGCCACGACAGGAGAAGCGATGATGAGGACCGCGGCTGACCAAGTCGGCAACGTGATCTCCATGATAAGCTGCGCGACCTCCGCAACCACCTTGACCTTCGCCCTGACCTCAACAACCGCCACAACGAGCGTGATGAGTTcaagctccgccgccacgccgAATATGACCGTGACTACGACGCTCCTGGACTCAACCGCGACGTTGGATGCCAGGACCGATGTCACCAGGAAGATGAGATGTGTCGCCGTGCTAACTACGACTACATGTACGGCACCCCTGAAGATGCTTACGACCCACCCAGTCGCGACAACGGCAGACGCCCAAGGGCTCCACCCGTTGAGTACTACCTCAACGACGACGATGACACGGCGATTGATGGCTTCACCACCTTCACTCCATGCCTCAGGGCTGTCGATTGGCTGGCCACATTCAAGCCGACCATAAATGAAAAGTACGATGGTCGCTCcgaccccaccatctggctcaagacgTACAGTACCGCGATAAAAGACACCAACGACACCTATGACCAAATGGCAGCCTACTTCCCGATGGTGATGGGCCCGCTCCGCTCCTGTAGCTAGAGAATCTCCCTCCAAACAACATTGAAAGctggggtcagctcgctagagctttcacccaaAATTACTAGGCTACCCACAACAGGCCCAGCAACACGGAGAAACTCAGCCAAGTGTGTCAAAGGATAGGCGAAACCATCCAAGAGTACACCAATCGCTTCTTTGAGAACCGCAACAGGCTGACCGGCGTTGAAGATTGTGATATTATTATGTACTTTAGGTCTGGCCTGATGAAACCGCACCATGTTCTGCAAGATGTACGAGACTACCCCCAAGATGGTCGAGCAGATGATGGAAGTTGTCAACAAGCAAGCAGACAAAGAGGAGGTGACAAAAGTACAGTTCCAAGGTGTCAAGCATCGCCTGAGCGACGACTACGATTAGCCGATCCACGATGAACATCAAACACGTCTAGAGCCCCAACTCTGAAAAAGGGCCCCTAAGGTTCTCGTTGCTGAAGCCGATCCCACTAGGCCGACCACCTTCAACCGGGAAGAATTTTATGAAACCCTCAGCActccgtgccccttccacaaggacacatgtcatactcttcgGGATTGCATCGTCCTGAAGAAAGAGCTCGGTACCCCGGTGGAGTACAAGTGGTGCCGCCGCACCGTCTACCGTCGGGATGACAACAGGCATGACTACTAACACCATGATGACCGCAACGACCACGACGATCGTTGTCGCGATGACCGCTACAACGATGATCGCGACTACCACCGTGACGACTACAATGACCATGACACTCGTGACAACCGCAAGCGCGATGACCACAATGATCAGAACCAAGAGGAGCACCGCGACCAGCCACACCAAGACACCCAACGTCTCGGTGCCGACCAAAACGGGGAGTTCCAGCGACCGGAGCAGCAAGTCAACATCACTATGACCGCAAGCAGAAGCTACGCCAGCGGGAGCTCCACTTTGTCTCTATACAACCAGTCCAGTATTTGCGTTGGTCAGAGCAatccataaccttctccaggcaaTATCACTAGGTCCACATCCCAGATCCTGAGTCCTACCCGCTGGTGGTTTGTCCGACCATAGACCGGACCCTACTCCCCAAGGTGTTGATTGACGGTGACAgtagcctcaacatcatctttacaGTGACCTTGAAGTGCATGGACTTCGACTTCGAGCTGCTCCAACCTTGTGAAGAACCCTTCTATGGCATCGTCCCCGGCAAAGGATCCTACCCGATTGTTCGAGTTGTTTTGCAAATCACCTTTGGCACACAGGCCAACTACTGTCCGAAGTACCTCATATTCGATGTGGCAAACTTCAAGACTTTTTACCATGCTAGCAAGTTCATGGCGATCCCATACCACACATACCTTGTCCTCAAGATGCCGGCTCCAAATGGAGTCCTCTCCATCTACGGCGATGTCGAGACGTCGTACAAATGCTACATCAAGGCATTTCAGCTCGTGGAAGCCTTGGAGTTATCAGCTAAGACCACCGCCATAATAGCCAAGGCCTAGAAGTTCAACAAGGACCAGCTCATGATCCCTGAAATGGAGCCGACGCTCACGACGCTGCAGCCCGACCCGAAagtcaagaagatctgcctcggTCTTGAAGACCCAACCAAGATGACCCTCATAAGGGCCAACCTCTCGAAAAAATAGGAACTtgcgctcaccagtttcctaCATGAGAACTCGGACAtatttgcatggaagccatccgatatgcccggtgtccccaaggagctagctgagcactccttggacttgagcaggACTGCACAGCCGGTAAAGTAGAAACTTTGCCGCTTCGTCCAAGattgcaaggaggccattagggtagaactaaataagctcttagctgccggattcatccatgaatgtaagcatcccaactagttagcaaatccagtccttgtaagaaagaaaaccggtgaatggATAGAGATCTTGGCTgacttcgtggccgagtggataGAGATCCAGAAGCCGCCCTCCCTGTAGAGGCCAGAACACTAGACCATGAATTTTGACGGCGTCCCCAACCTTGAAGGAGCCGGTGTGGGGTCCTCTTtatatcccccaaaggcgaTCAACTCAAGTACATGCTCTAGATCCACTATAAGGCTACCAACAATGACGCAGAGTACAAAGCTCTCATCCACGGCCTCCGCATCATCGTTTCCCTCAGAATCAAGCGCATCCTTACATAtggcgactccaaggttgtcattgagcaagtcaacaagaatTGGGAGTGCACCAAGGAATCCAAGGATGCTTACTGCACGAAAATCcgcaaacttgaggcccacttcgATGGTCtcgagttccaccatgtccccAGGGACAACAACATCACCGCCAATGTCCTGTCCAAGCTCAGCTCCAAGCGTGCGCAGGTTCTGGCTGGCGTATTCATACAAGAACTCCGAAAACCTTCCATCAAAATACTGGACCCGGACCAGGTCAACGACCCGGTGCTCAGGTTTCGGCCGACCCAAAATCCACTaacgtcatgatgattgaggcagaagaagactgGCGCGCCCCGTTCATATCCCTGATCACCGACCAGATGGTGCCAGAGGACAAGATAGAGTATGAAAAATTAGCTCGCCGCAGAGCAAACTACATCATTATCGGCAAGGAGCTCTATAGGAAACCTGCATCTACAAGCATCCTAATGTAGTGCATTCTTCGTAGCAAGGGCATTGAACTCCTGAATGAAATCCACTCGGGAACATGTGGCAACCACGCTACCTCGGGTACTTTGGTCGACAAAGCCTTCCGCTCTGGTATCTATTGGCCAACAgtggtagccgatgcaaaggagctcgtccaaaggtgcaaatGGTGTCAATTCATATGAAAGCATTCATCAATAAGTGTACAGAACGACAACCAACCATATGCAGAGTATGAATGGAATACAAATAAGGTGCAACAAAACACTTTAGGAGGCACACATTATGGTGacaatgcaatgcatgcagAATAGTAAACATGAATATAAACATGATGAAGgtctaaaaataaaacaagtctAGAATAATTAGCCACAAGTTAATCATCATAAGGTGGTGCCATGCATTTTATTctctaaaagaaataaaaactcAAAGAATGGGTTGC from Setaria italica strain Yugu1 chromosome VII, Setaria_italica_v2.0, whole genome shotgun sequence includes the following:
- the LOC101762789 gene encoding pumilio homolog 2, producing the protein MAPFGDGGGDGEAGRGWDPLRSGSAPPTMEGAAAAAAAAEGMFGGGGGGGAASFFSGMDGLGFGARLDDVSRRRGAAGAQEHFGNSASLSVGPPGLLFNGTGDLDEWQFGPSRIYSGGAMANYSTFDIGSLWTDMDPENAEYRRNVQNCFMSNIEKMNANKDASYMSDSDLSDALSGLRLSNSRVMDERNRGEKLLDELLKCQRDFSKIGDDNRTPLVGNVFHAPRSDVRPPPMYEDGILRRQTSALDGSNVSRMSHHHFKDVDHLPLAEQLTMMGSGNLPGGINLYRNTAMSNMVNSMSNRYNSIGDLDLARSRRALLEDLLAQEYLQDDNLLHNDNRIYHDEPRFHYSRMQRTGSHFHPNPVNILSHSDRQSRIFSNRKAAGRNFGSQVYHDNTLANYMDNADRSGDDSVDLNDVVGRVKEVSMDQFGSRFIQQKLENASPDEREKIFPEILSNAIALTTDVFGNYVIQKFFEFATESQLIQLADQLKGHILQLSLQMYGCRVVQKVLEVVDMDRKINIVHELKNSVLKCIGDQNGNHVIQKCIECVPEDRIPFVIEPILSQILVLCTHQYGCRVIQRVLEHCHDPATQSAIMNEIVQQTFHLTDDKFGNYVVQHVLEHGKPEERSSIIQKLSGQVVILSKQKFASNVIEKCLAHGTPEERDSLIGEIISSGQTFQELMKDQFGNYVVQRVLQTCDDKYLGMILSSIKLHLNELKNYTYGKHIVARVEKLIVTGEKRARMVSLSSQQQQSPICTAVDAR
- the LOC105914747 gene encoding uncharacterized protein LOC105914747; protein product: MDFDFELLQPCEEPFYGIVPGKGSYPIVRVVLQITFGTQANYCPKYLIFDVANFKTFYHASKFMAIPYHTYLVLKMPAPNGVLSIYGDVETSYKCYIKAFQLVEALELSAKTTAIIAKA